Proteins encoded within one genomic window of Eurosta solidaginis isolate ZX-2024a chromosome 1, ASM4086904v1, whole genome shotgun sequence:
- the LOC137238005 gene encoding uncharacterized protein, giving the protein MKYNNKPRINTLSIDDDHGKHLKDNELRACTWNVCSLNGIGADARLVDVLIKNCDIYWSGHTNKRSLGVGFVVGERFCRQVLPFTPVDERLAAIRIKAKLFNTSFICAPAPTEEEDDEVKDTFCEQLERTYQRCPRHDIKEGVFGATFGKFSLHNETSPNMVISSMRFMHKKIHQATWLSPDRNTRNQIDHVVIDGRHAFSALDVRTIRGPNIDSDHYIVATKIRKHKES; this is encoded by the exons atgaaatataacaacaaacctcggataaatacactctctattgatgacgaccatggcaaacatttgaaggacaatgaattgagggcatgcacctggaacgtctgctccctgaatgggattggtgcagatgcccggctggttgatgtcctc atcaaaaattgtgacatctattggagtggccatacgaataagcgcagtttaggcgtcggattcgtggtgggagagagattttgtcgccaagttctgccgttcacgcctgtggacgagcgtctcgccgctatccgaataaaagcaaaattgtttaatacaTCATTCATCTGCGCTCCTGCGCCGACAGAGGAGGAAGACGacgaggtgaaagacactttttgtgaacaattagaacgcacataccagcgctgcccccgtcatgatataaaagaaggtgtttttggcgctacattcggaaagttcagcctacacaatgaaacttctcctaacatggtcatatccagtatgaggttcatgcataaaaaaatacatcaagctacatggctgtctcctgatcgaaatactcgcaatcagatcgatcacgttgtgatagacggacggcacgcCTTCAGTgctttagatgtgcgcacgatccgaggacctaacatcgactcggaccattatatcGTTGcaaccaaaatacg aaaacacaaggaaagctag